In Fibrobacter succinogenes, one DNA window encodes the following:
- a CDS encoding ABC transporter ATP-binding protein, which translates to MFDTLIKFFNFCNAENRHKFYGSIIVGIFNSFFMALRIGAMAVMLQGVIRHVQGVAPFTMDIVWLSLGIMVASLIGATVTKRVMSMWQTEGGYRTCASKRIEIAEHLRYLPMGYFNKNSLGYITSVTTNTMEQLGDVATRVVMMVTQGILDTVLIIVMIAFFDWRIAIVATIGFAIFQFINTLMRMNVRAVSHEKVESDSKVVEKVLEYIQGIAEVKAYNMTGKRSKELNEVIDKCTAANISMELKCVPLSNLQTFVAKLTGVAIMMFSIHFYLNGTMELANCAVMLVCSFMLFAALELGGSYAALLRAVDISVNRANDILNKPTMDIDGEDIVPANHDIKADGIDFAYDKRKIIDNVTLTIPEKTTTAIVGPSGSGKTTLCHLLSRFWDVNAGSVTLGGRRVQDYSMDSLMKNFSFVFQNVYLFRDTIENNIKFGNPSATHEQVVEAAKKACCHDFIEKLPDGYNTVIGEGGASLSGGERQRISIARAIMKDSPVIILDEATANVDPENERDLMLAIQELTREKTVIMIAHRLKTVRHADQIVVLDKGRIVEQGKHEELVKNGGIYARFIDSRREAVSWKL; encoded by the coding sequence ATGTTCGATACACTCATTAAATTCTTCAATTTCTGCAATGCAGAAAACCGCCACAAGTTCTACGGCTCTATCATCGTGGGAATCTTCAATTCCTTCTTCATGGCACTCCGCATCGGTGCCATGGCCGTCATGCTGCAGGGCGTCATTCGCCACGTACAGGGCGTCGCCCCGTTCACAATGGATATTGTCTGGCTTTCGCTTGGGATCATGGTGGCGAGCCTTATCGGCGCAACCGTTACCAAGCGCGTCATGAGCATGTGGCAAACCGAGGGCGGTTACCGCACTTGCGCCTCCAAGCGCATCGAAATCGCCGAACACCTGCGTTACCTGCCCATGGGCTACTTTAACAAAAACAGCCTCGGCTACATCACCTCCGTCACCACCAACACCATGGAACAGCTTGGCGATGTGGCAACACGCGTTGTCATGATGGTCACGCAGGGCATTCTCGACACCGTCCTCATCATCGTGATGATCGCCTTCTTCGATTGGCGAATTGCGATTGTCGCAACCATCGGCTTTGCGATTTTCCAGTTCATCAACACGCTCATGCGCATGAACGTCCGTGCCGTGTCGCACGAAAAAGTGGAATCCGACAGCAAGGTAGTCGAAAAGGTTCTTGAATACATCCAGGGAATCGCCGAAGTCAAGGCCTACAACATGACCGGCAAACGCTCCAAGGAACTGAACGAAGTCATCGACAAGTGCACAGCAGCAAACATCAGCATGGAACTCAAGTGCGTTCCGCTTTCAAACTTGCAGACTTTTGTCGCCAAGCTCACGGGCGTTGCCATCATGATGTTCTCGATTCATTTCTACCTGAACGGCACCATGGAACTTGCCAACTGCGCTGTCATGCTGGTGTGCTCCTTCATGCTCTTTGCAGCCCTGGAACTGGGCGGCAGTTACGCGGCGCTCCTCCGTGCCGTCGACATCTCGGTCAACCGCGCAAACGATATCTTGAACAAGCCCACCATGGACATTGACGGCGAAGATATTGTCCCTGCCAATCACGACATCAAGGCCGACGGTATCGATTTCGCCTACGACAAGCGCAAGATCATTGACAACGTGACGCTTACCATTCCCGAAAAGACGACCACGGCAATCGTGGGCCCGAGCGGTTCTGGAAAGACAACGCTTTGCCACCTGCTTTCACGCTTCTGGGATGTAAATGCAGGCTCAGTCACTTTGGGAGGCCGCCGCGTGCAAGATTACAGCATGGACAGCCTCATGAAGAACTTCAGTTTCGTATTCCAGAATGTGTATCTGTTCCGCGATACGATTGAAAACAACATCAAGTTCGGGAATCCGAGCGCCACGCACGAGCAAGTCGTAGAAGCCGCCAAGAAAGCCTGCTGCCACGACTTTATTGAAAAACTCCCCGACGGTTACAATACGGTCATCGGCGAAGGCGGCGCAAGCCTCAGCGGCGGTGAACGCCAGCGCATCTCGATTGCACGTGCCATCATGAAGGATTCTCCGGTCATCATTCTGGACGAAGCGACAGCGAACGTGGACCCTGAAAACGAACGCGACTTGATGCTTGCCATTCAGGAACTGACCCGCGAAAAGACGGTCATCATGATCGCACACCGCTTAAAGACCGTGCGCCATGCCGACCAGATTGTCGTCTTGGACAAGGGCCGCATCGTGGAACAGGGCAAGCACGAAGAACTCGTGAAGAACGGCGGAATCTACGCCCGATTCATCGATTCCCGCCGCGAAGCCGTCAGCTGGAAGCTGTAA